One window of the Betaproteobacteria bacterium genome contains the following:
- the glcF gene encoding glycolate oxidase subunit GlcF, whose translation MQTNLADWIKDTPEGIEADSILRKCVHCGFCLATCPTYNLLGDELDSPRGRIYLMKQMLEGEPVTEKTQLHLDRCLTCRSCESTCPSGVQYGRLVDIGRELVEKKVGRSFAEGLKRKVLKNALPQTALFTVGLGIGRAVKTFLPASLAKKIPARRDAGVRPELGHARNMLVLEGCVQPAMAPSINSATARVLDRLGVSLIAAPSAGCCGAIPHHLNDPYESHAYIKRNIDAWWPYIEAGAEAIVVTASGCGTMVADYGYLLRNDAAYSEKAQKVSELFRDVSQVIAAESAVLSKLLVAANPVKTKIAFHSPCSLQHGLKIRGVVEGLLRDAGCELTPVPDGHLCCGSAGTYSLLQRELSQQLLVNKVKALESGAPQLVATANIGCLAHIEGGLNAGSGTPIRHWIEVIDERLAAT comes from the coding sequence ATGCAAACCAATCTTGCCGACTGGATCAAAGACACGCCCGAGGGGATTGAGGCCGACAGCATTCTGCGCAAATGCGTGCATTGCGGTTTTTGTTTGGCGACCTGCCCGACCTACAATCTGCTGGGGGACGAGCTCGACAGTCCGCGCGGTCGCATTTATTTGATGAAGCAGATGCTGGAAGGTGAGCCGGTCACCGAAAAAACGCAGCTGCATCTTGATCGCTGCCTCACTTGCCGCTCGTGCGAATCGACTTGCCCATCCGGCGTGCAGTACGGGCGGCTGGTCGATATTGGCCGCGAGCTGGTGGAGAAGAAAGTCGGGCGTAGTTTTGCCGAGGGTCTCAAGCGCAAGGTGTTGAAGAACGCGCTGCCGCAGACGGCGTTGTTTACCGTGGGACTTGGCATAGGCCGCGCGGTGAAGACCTTCTTGCCGGCTTCGCTTGCAAAGAAAATCCCGGCCAGGCGCGATGCCGGCGTTCGTCCCGAGCTTGGACATGCACGCAACATGCTGGTGCTGGAAGGTTGCGTGCAACCGGCGATGGCGCCGAGCATTAACTCGGCGACCGCGCGTGTCCTCGACAGACTCGGCGTCTCGCTGATCGCCGCGCCCAGCGCCGGCTGCTGCGGCGCGATTCCGCATCACCTGAATGATCCGTACGAAAGCCACGCTTACATCAAACGCAATATCGACGCGTGGTGGCCGTATATCGAAGCCGGCGCGGAAGCAATCGTCGTGACCGCATCCGGCTGTGGGACAATGGTGGCGGACTACGGTTACCTGTTGCGCAACGACGCGGCGTATTCGGAAAAGGCGCAGAAAGTCTCGGAACTGTTTCGCGACGTGAGCCAGGTGATCGCGGCGGAAAGCGCGGTGTTGTCGAAACTGCTTGTGGCCGCAAATCCCGTCAAGACAAAAATTGCCTTTCACTCGCCATGCAGCTTGCAGCACGGGTTGAAAATTCGCGGCGTGGTGGAAGGCCTGTTGCGCGACGCGGGTTGCGAGCTGACGCCCGTCCCGGACGGGCATCTTTGTTGCGGTTCGGCGGGAACCTATTCGCTGTTGCAGCGCGAACTCTCGCAGCAATTGCTCGTGAACAAAGTGAAAGCACTTGAGTCCGGCGCGCCGCAACTTGTTGCAACGGCCAACATCGGCTGCCTCGCGCACATTGAGGGCGGGCTGAATGCCGGCAGCGGAACGCCGATTCGGCATTGGATTGAGGTGATCGATGAACGGTTGGCGGCCACATAG
- a CDS encoding formamidopyrimidine-DNA glycosylase: protein MPELPDIAVYCESIERELACATLRKILLPSVFVLRTVEPAVGAFEGRRLIHAAYLGKRVVLEFEGDLFAVIHLMIAGRFKWFPPGSKVPMSKIVLARFEFDRGTLALTEAGTRRRASLHLLRGRDALAAHDPGGIDPLTCTLAEFTARLQHENHTLKRALTDPRSFSGIGNSYSDEILHRAKLSPLALSQKLSASEVARLRDATREVMDEWLQRLRAESAGKFPEKVTAFRSEMAVHGKFKQPCPVCGSPVQRIVYAENECNYCPKCQTGGKLLADRALSRLLKSSWPKSIDELS, encoded by the coding sequence ATGCCTGAGTTGCCGGACATCGCCGTCTATTGCGAAAGCATCGAGCGCGAGCTTGCCTGCGCCACATTGCGGAAAATTCTGCTACCAAGTGTTTTTGTACTTCGCACCGTGGAGCCCGCGGTCGGCGCGTTTGAAGGCCGGCGTCTCATCCATGCGGCGTACTTGGGAAAGCGCGTCGTGCTCGAATTTGAAGGCGACTTGTTCGCGGTGATTCATCTGATGATCGCCGGTCGCTTCAAATGGTTTCCGCCGGGAAGTAAAGTGCCAATGAGCAAGATCGTGCTGGCACGGTTCGAGTTTGATCGCGGCACGCTGGCGTTGACGGAGGCCGGCACCAGGCGACGCGCGTCGCTGCATTTGTTGCGTGGACGCGACGCGCTGGCAGCGCACGATCCGGGTGGCATTGATCCGCTGACTTGCACGCTCGCGGAGTTCACCGCGCGGCTGCAGCACGAGAATCACACGCTGAAACGCGCGCTCACCGATCCGCGGTCATTCAGCGGTATCGGTAATTCCTATTCCGACGAGATTCTGCATCGCGCGAAATTGTCGCCCCTCGCGCTCAGTCAAAAACTGTCGGCGTCGGAAGTTGCGCGATTGCGCGACGCGACGCGCGAAGTCATGGATGAATGGCTGCAACGATTGCGTGCGGAATCAGCGGGCAAGTTTCCCGAAAAAGTCACCGCTTTCCGGAGTGAAATGGCGGTACACGGCAAGTTCAAACAGCCTTGTCCCGTGTGCGGGAGCCCGGTGCAGCGCATCGTCTATGCGGAAAACGAATGCAACTACTGCCCCAAGTGCCAGACCGGCGGCAAGCTGCTTGCGGATCGGGCCTTGTCGCGGCTGCTCAAATCGAGCTGGCCGAAAAGTATTGACGAGCTATCGTGA
- a CDS encoding glycosyltransferase family 39 protein, whose protein sequence is MISTIRQPIVFDGNSTPVKTALFLIICAAWILTGLVGHDPWKPDEAITFGVIHAMLRDGQWLVPTIAGLPNYDYPPLYHWTAAALAWLFSPVLPLHDGARLASGAFMAVTLFYTHKTAKRLFDERAGRISVLMMIGSLGLVWRGHQMYPELAGLAGLAVAMYGMTRIRSEASKGGVTTGIGAGIIALSIGIVPALAPMLIALVAMVILRDWNNRTFRAGIGVALLLSLPFMLLFPAMLLWQSPAPITQWAETIAGVPFHDLTTRRALDNLHFIRILPWYGLPALPFAIWLWAKDRAKIAERFELALPLAAFLTLLVLISLTRKASDGMGLPLLLPLALAAANTLDRLSRSIASFMDWFSLLFFGIVAVAGWLYWTAAVTGAPVAAAGAVARQVPGFTFTFDLLPFFIAVAFTLLWVYAVVRAHRNNRRAIVNWAAGVTLVWVLANLLGLTAVDHRLSYRGTARAIARYLPEQPTGCIASQNLGDSQRASLNYFTNLRFVSNHLPAAEACNWLLAQGTRNDEPTVDLRWQLVWEGARPADNDERLRLYRR, encoded by the coding sequence ATGATCTCAACCATCCGCCAGCCGATCGTGTTCGACGGAAACAGTACTCCGGTCAAGACTGCGCTGTTTCTCATCATTTGCGCGGCCTGGATCCTGACGGGGCTCGTCGGTCATGACCCATGGAAACCCGATGAGGCAATCACCTTCGGCGTTATCCATGCAATGCTGCGGGACGGACAGTGGCTCGTACCGACGATAGCGGGTTTGCCCAACTACGATTATCCGCCGCTCTACCATTGGACCGCGGCGGCGCTGGCGTGGCTGTTCTCGCCCGTACTGCCGCTTCATGATGGCGCGCGCTTGGCCAGCGGTGCGTTCATGGCCGTCACGCTGTTCTACACCCACAAGACCGCCAAGCGCCTGTTCGACGAGCGCGCCGGACGCATCAGTGTGTTGATGATGATTGGCTCGCTGGGCCTGGTGTGGCGGGGACACCAGATGTATCCCGAGCTTGCAGGTCTCGCCGGACTGGCCGTAGCGATGTACGGCATGACACGCATACGTTCCGAAGCCTCCAAAGGCGGCGTCACCACAGGAATTGGTGCCGGCATCATCGCACTCTCGATCGGCATTGTCCCCGCCTTGGCGCCGATGCTCATTGCGTTGGTCGCCATGGTAATTTTGCGCGATTGGAACAATCGAACATTCCGCGCCGGCATCGGTGTCGCCCTGCTGTTATCACTACCCTTCATGCTGTTGTTCCCGGCGATGCTGCTTTGGCAATCCCCGGCACCCATCACACAATGGGCTGAAACCATTGCTGGCGTTCCGTTCCACGATCTCACCACCCGTCGCGCGCTCGACAATCTCCATTTCATCCGCATACTTCCGTGGTACGGCCTGCCGGCATTGCCATTCGCGATCTGGCTGTGGGCCAAAGACCGCGCAAAAATTGCCGAACGCTTCGAGCTTGCGTTGCCACTTGCCGCATTCCTCACGCTGCTAGTATTAATCTCACTTACTCGCAAAGCGAGCGACGGCATGGGACTTCCATTGCTGTTGCCTCTGGCGCTCGCCGCCGCCAATACGCTGGATCGCCTGTCGAGGAGCATCGCCAGCTTCATGGACTGGTTCAGCCTGCTGTTTTTCGGCATCGTCGCCGTTGCGGGATGGTTGTACTGGACAGCCGCGGTCACGGGCGCGCCAGTAGCCGCTGCGGGCGCGGTTGCCCGGCAAGTCCCGGGTTTCACTTTCACTTTCGACCTGCTGCCTTTTTTCATAGCCGTCGCATTCACCTTGCTGTGGGTATACGCGGTGGTGCGGGCCCATCGCAATAATCGTCGCGCCATCGTCAACTGGGCAGCGGGGGTCACATTGGTATGGGTACTTGCAAACTTGCTTGGCTTGACCGCCGTCGACCACCGTCTCAGTTATCGCGGCACGGCGCGGGCCATCGCGCGGTATTTGCCCGAGCAGCCCACTGGGTGTATCGCGTCGCAAAATCTCGGCGACTCGCAACGCGCTTCACTTAACTACTTCACCAATCTGCGTTTTGTATCCAATCATCTGCCGGCCGCTGAAGCGTGCAACTGGCTGCTCGCCCAAGGTACACGCAACGATGAGCCGACCGTCGACCTGCGCTGGCAACTTGTCTGGGAAGGTGCGCGACCGGCGGATAACGACGAGCGCCTGCGTTTGTATCGCCGCTAG
- a CDS encoding type B 50S ribosomal protein L31 produces MKPSIHPEYHEVIFFDSSADFKFLTRSTVETKGKEKMKWTDGKEYPLIRIEISSESHPFYTGKHKIMDTAGRVEKFRQRHARTSGAAAAPKAESPAESKAEAK; encoded by the coding sequence ATGAAACCCAGCATTCACCCCGAATATCACGAAGTCATCTTCTTTGATTCCTCCGCTGATTTCAAATTCCTGACCCGCTCGACCGTCGAAACCAAGGGCAAGGAAAAGATGAAATGGACCGATGGCAAGGAATATCCGCTCATCCGCATCGAGATCTCGTCGGAATCACACCCGTTCTACACGGGCAAGCACAAGATCATGGATACCGCCGGTCGCGTCGAGAAATTCCGTCAGCGTCATGCACGCACTTCTGGTGCGGCCGCCGCGCCGAAGGCTGAGTCGCCTGCCGAATCGAAGGCAGAAGCAAAATAA
- a CDS encoding helix-turn-helix transcriptional regulator, whose protein sequence is MDLPVDKSPRSQGQTSLLVEALKRLLRARGMTYKDLGHTLDLSEASVKRMFAKEALTLKRLEEVCGCLDVDLFEVTKLARNHTAQAQEMTVEQEAALAADARLLGIFYLVLNDWHLPDILERYEIEKAEVIALLAKLDHLGLIMLQPNDRVRLLIPRTMRLRNDGPIRQVHGNRVIGDFLAGDFVGEGGMFRLEMRELSGPSYALIQRKLERIGQEFNELAELDSYLPSDQRQTIGMAVGTKPWKMSLVTGIRQREVRDAPTADPAKKQV, encoded by the coding sequence GTGGATTTACCCGTTGATAAATCGCCTCGTTCACAAGGTCAGACATCGCTTCTGGTCGAAGCGCTGAAGCGGCTGTTGCGCGCGCGCGGAATGACCTATAAAGATCTTGGGCACACGCTTGATCTATCTGAGGCTAGTGTCAAACGCATGTTCGCGAAAGAGGCGCTGACGCTGAAGCGGCTCGAGGAAGTTTGCGGTTGTCTGGATGTTGACCTGTTTGAGGTAACCAAACTGGCTCGCAACCATACCGCGCAAGCCCAGGAAATGACCGTCGAACAAGAAGCCGCGCTGGCTGCGGATGCGCGTCTGCTTGGTATTTTCTACCTGGTATTGAACGATTGGCACCTGCCCGATATTCTCGAACGGTATGAGATCGAAAAGGCAGAGGTGATTGCATTGCTGGCCAAGCTTGACCATCTGGGACTGATCATGCTGCAGCCCAATGATCGCGTCAGGTTGCTCATTCCCCGAACCATGCGGCTGCGTAACGACGGACCCATCCGCCAAGTGCATGGCAACCGCGTCATTGGCGATTTTCTTGCCGGGGATTTTGTTGGCGAAGGCGGCATGTTCCGCCTGGAAATGCGTGAACTTTCCGGCCCATCTTATGCGCTCATTCAACGCAAGCTCGAACGCATCGGTCAGGAATTCAACGAGCTGGCCGAACTTGATTCCTATCTCCCTTCGGACCAACGCCAGACCATTGGCATGGCCGTCGGCACCAAGCCATGGAAAATGTCGCTCGTGACGGGCATCCGGCAGCGCGAGGTACGCGATGCGCCGACCGCGGACCCGGCGAAAAAACAGGTCTAG
- the rho gene encoding transcription termination factor Rho, translating into MQLSELKLKHVSELVETANQLELEGANRLRKQELIFALLKHQAKKGEAIFGDGTLEVLQDGFGFLRSPDISYLAGPDDIYVSPSQIRRFNLHTGDTIEGEIRTPKEGERYFALVKVDKVNGEAPEASKNKILFENLTPLFPNKPFTLERDIKSDENITGRVIDIIAPIGKGQRGLLVASPKSGKTVMLQHIAHAITSNHPDITLIVLLIDERPEEVTEMQRTVKGEVVSSTFDEPATRHVQVAEMVIEKAKRLVEHKRDVVILLDSITRLARAYNTVVPASGKVLTGGVDANALQRPKRFFGAARNIEEGGSLTIIATALIDTGSRMDDVIYEEFKGTGNMEVHLDRRAAEKRVYPAINVNRSGTRKEELLIKPELLQKVWVLRKMMYSMDELEATEFLVDKLKATKNNAEFFDSMKKN; encoded by the coding sequence ATGCAACTATCTGAACTCAAATTGAAACACGTCTCGGAACTCGTCGAAACGGCCAACCAGCTCGAACTCGAAGGCGCCAATCGCCTGCGCAAACAGGAGCTAATCTTCGCGCTGCTGAAACACCAGGCGAAAAAAGGCGAGGCGATCTTTGGCGATGGCACGCTGGAAGTATTGCAGGACGGCTTCGGTTTCCTGCGCTCGCCGGATATTTCCTATCTGGCCGGGCCCGACGATATTTACGTGAGTCCATCGCAAATTCGCCGTTTCAATCTGCATACCGGCGACACCATCGAAGGCGAGATTCGCACGCCCAAGGAAGGCGAACGCTACTTTGCACTGGTCAAGGTGGACAAGGTCAACGGCGAGGCGCCGGAGGCTTCCAAGAACAAGATTCTGTTTGAAAATCTGACGCCACTGTTCCCGAACAAGCCGTTCACCCTGGAACGCGACATCAAGTCGGATGAGAACATCACCGGCCGCGTCATTGACATCATCGCGCCGATCGGCAAGGGCCAGCGCGGCCTCCTGGTCGCCTCGCCGAAGTCCGGCAAGACCGTGATGCTGCAGCACATCGCGCACGCCATCACTTCGAATCATCCCGATATCACGCTGATCGTGCTGCTAATCGACGAGCGTCCGGAAGAAGTCACCGAGATGCAGCGAACCGTCAAGGGCGAAGTGGTTTCAAGTACCTTTGATGAGCCTGCCACCCGCCATGTGCAGGTCGCTGAAATGGTTATTGAAAAAGCCAAACGCCTGGTTGAACACAAGCGTGACGTGGTCATACTGCTTGATTCCATCACACGCCTTGCCCGTGCCTACAACACCGTGGTGCCGGCATCCGGCAAAGTATTGACCGGTGGTGTCGATGCGAACGCGCTTCAACGCCCGAAGCGTTTTTTCGGCGCCGCGCGGAACATCGAGGAAGGTGGCTCACTGACCATCATCGCGACTGCGCTGATCGACACCGGTTCGCGCATGGATGATGTGATCTACGAAGAATTCAAGGGAACCGGCAACATGGAAGTGCACCTTGACCGGCGTGCCGCCGAGAAGCGCGTCTATCCCGCGATCAACGTGAATCGTTCCGGTACGCGCAAGGAAGAACTGCTGATCAAACCGGAACTGCTGCAGAAAGTCTGGGTGCTGCGCAAGATGATGTACAGCATGGATGAGCTCGAAGCCACCGAATTCCTGGTCGACAAGCTCAAGGCCACGAAGAACAATGCGGAATTCTTCGATTCCATGAAGAAGAACTGA
- a CDS encoding ferredoxin family protein, whose protein sequence is MTYVVTESCIKCKYTDCVDVCPVDCFREGPNFLVIDPDECIDCTLCVAECPVEAIFAEDDVPDNQHKYIKINAELAKAWKPIIERKDAPADADEWAKVKEKSHLLEK, encoded by the coding sequence ATGACCTACGTTGTGACTGAATCCTGCATCAAGTGCAAATATACCGATTGCGTTGACGTCTGTCCGGTGGATTGTTTCCGGGAAGGCCCGAATTTTCTGGTAATCGATCCGGATGAATGTATCGATTGCACGCTGTGTGTCGCGGAATGCCCTGTCGAAGCAATTTTCGCGGAAGATGATGTGCCGGATAACCAGCATAAGTACATCAAGATCAACGCGGAGTTGGCCAAGGCATGGAAGCCGATTATCGAGCGTAAGGACGCCCCGGCAGACGCAGACGAATGGGCGAAGGTCAAAGAAAAGTCGCATCTGCTCGAAAAGTAG
- a CDS encoding PD-(D/E)XK nuclease family protein translates to MKLPAGRLDFLLLHDSIAGGARVTVVTPNRRLATFLKREYDDAQRRQGRQAWDTADILPLETFLERAYRTLNLRTMASTPPPQLLNGIQCQFIWEELVRKSDERGGLMSVPQAAKQAFAAWQLAHEWRLFPALRSFMLHEDARIFMSWSQQYQKLCRERNMIDAAMLPDALMTLIPGDDRSGTLPTQLITAGFDIVTPQQQHFFDACIAAGVAVQSVNADADQQHVMLNRIEFADENEELRGCAIWARQRLEKNPRARIAIVMPDLRMRRGQIVRALTDALLPRERANVRTHHDEMMPWVNVSLGQPLSDFALVHDALALIEFSQGHAMSFLAFSALLRSPYVAGAETEATWRAALDAALREIAPMEMSLFSLQKKLKLASKPDPERAHLRSLALAVSHCEKLCASIDRVASLGSQPARPDGDSRQRPMPSSPQDWGRHFANVLRAWGFPGDAGLDSIEHQVLGKFRDALASLGTLQAVKPRMKFEEALTQLRRIVADTVFQPETSAGTGGIEPPIQVLGILESAGQQFDALWVTGLSDDAWPLAARPAPFIPAVLQRAAGVTEASASASLVLDSRITDGWRNSAGHVVFSHALRASGHDAGEQIREPSALIRSIPLSSVADILAISADADFAAALQTIGAREAIPDANFEALPAPTAVRGGTSVIRDQAACPFRSFARHRLLARGLEVPHAGLDAAERGTLLHRVLSLVWGRIETHAGLLSREDNQLDEIVNDAVARAIAEASANGVDGLTGRFVEIEHARLTRVIGEWLDYERERAPFEVVERERKRAATISGLSMNLRLDRLDRLADGTHALIDYKTGVAKFSSWLGNRPDEPQLPMYFISAEEPVSALAFARLKRGQRGKVFGFEGVSMVENLLPDVAPIEQKRGMEKNGYVSWDVLAQEWETSLDALAKGFASGAAQVDPKNGNLTCAQCDLQSVCRIAEMSAYAAMENGDVADFDGDHTGEGKPDE, encoded by the coding sequence ATGAAATTGCCTGCCGGGCGACTGGATTTTCTGCTGCTGCATGACTCGATTGCCGGTGGCGCTCGCGTGACGGTTGTCACGCCGAACCGGCGCTTGGCCACTTTTCTCAAGCGGGAATACGACGACGCCCAGCGCCGCCAGGGCCGGCAGGCTTGGGATACCGCCGATATCCTTCCGTTGGAGACTTTTCTTGAGCGTGCATACCGCACGCTCAACCTCAGAACCATGGCGTCAACTCCGCCGCCGCAGCTTCTCAATGGTATTCAGTGCCAGTTTATCTGGGAGGAATTGGTCCGGAAATCCGACGAGCGCGGTGGGCTGATGAGTGTTCCGCAGGCCGCAAAGCAGGCGTTCGCGGCTTGGCAATTGGCGCATGAATGGCGTTTGTTTCCGGCATTGCGTAGTTTTATGCTGCATGAAGACGCCCGGATTTTCATGAGCTGGTCGCAGCAGTATCAAAAACTTTGCCGTGAGCGCAATATGATTGACGCCGCGATGCTGCCGGATGCCCTGATGACGCTGATCCCGGGTGATGATCGTTCGGGCACGCTGCCCACCCAACTTATCACGGCGGGCTTCGATATCGTCACGCCCCAGCAGCAACACTTTTTCGACGCGTGTATCGCCGCCGGTGTGGCAGTGCAGTCAGTCAATGCAGACGCGGATCAACAACACGTCATGTTGAATCGCATCGAATTTGCCGATGAAAATGAAGAGCTGCGCGGTTGTGCAATTTGGGCACGGCAACGGCTGGAGAAAAATCCGCGCGCGCGAATCGCCATTGTGATGCCGGATCTGCGCATGCGCCGCGGCCAAATCGTGCGCGCCCTCACTGATGCCTTGTTGCCCCGCGAGCGCGCGAACGTACGCACCCACCACGACGAGATGATGCCGTGGGTCAATGTTTCGCTGGGTCAGCCGCTAAGCGACTTTGCGCTGGTTCATGATGCGTTAGCCTTGATTGAATTTTCGCAAGGACACGCGATGTCGTTTCTGGCGTTCAGCGCGCTGCTACGCTCGCCGTATGTTGCCGGTGCGGAAACTGAAGCCACATGGCGGGCTGCGCTGGACGCAGCGTTGCGCGAGATCGCCCCAATGGAAATGAGCCTGTTTTCGCTGCAGAAAAAACTGAAACTGGCGAGCAAACCCGATCCGGAGCGTGCGCATCTGCGCTCCCTTGCTCTTGCAGTATCACACTGCGAAAAGCTTTGCGCGTCCATAGATCGTGTCGCCAGTTTAGGCAGCCAGCCAGCGCGTCCCGATGGCGATTCGCGTCAGAGGCCGATGCCGTCCTCGCCGCAAGACTGGGGCCGGCACTTCGCAAATGTGTTGAGGGCGTGGGGCTTTCCCGGCGACGCGGGTTTGGACTCGATTGAGCATCAGGTGCTTGGAAAATTCCGTGACGCGCTTGCGAGCCTCGGCACGCTGCAAGCGGTAAAGCCGCGCATGAAATTCGAAGAGGCGCTAACGCAGTTGCGCCGAATCGTCGCCGATACCGTGTTCCAGCCGGAAACGTCCGCGGGAACCGGGGGAATCGAGCCGCCCATTCAGGTGTTGGGCATACTGGAATCCGCGGGGCAACAATTTGACGCGCTGTGGGTGACTGGATTGAGTGACGATGCGTGGCCGCTGGCGGCGAGGCCCGCGCCGTTTATTCCGGCAGTCCTGCAGCGGGCAGCGGGCGTGACTGAAGCGTCGGCCTCGGCGTCCTTGGTGCTCGATAGTCGCATCACCGACGGCTGGCGCAATAGCGCCGGTCATGTGGTTTTCAGCCACGCGCTGCGTGCATCCGGCCACGATGCGGGTGAACAGATTCGTGAGCCAAGCGCCTTGATTCGCAGCATTCCCCTTTCCTCCGTCGCCGATATATTGGCGATATCGGCGGATGCGGATTTTGCCGCGGCCCTGCAGACCATCGGTGCCCGCGAGGCAATTCCCGACGCTAATTTTGAAGCGCTTCCCGCACCGACGGCGGTTCGCGGCGGCACCAGTGTGATACGCGATCAAGCGGCGTGCCCGTTTCGCTCGTTTGCACGCCACCGCCTGCTGGCGCGAGGCCTGGAAGTACCGCATGCGGGACTGGATGCGGCAGAACGCGGCACGCTTTTGCATCGCGTGTTGAGCCTGGTATGGGGGCGCATCGAGACGCACGCAGGCCTTTTGTCGCGTGAAGACAATCAACTCGATGAGATTGTGAATGATGCCGTCGCGCGGGCGATTGCCGAAGCGAGTGCCAATGGCGTGGACGGTCTCACCGGCCGCTTTGTGGAAATTGAGCACGCACGGCTCACGCGTGTGATCGGGGAATGGCTGGATTACGAACGCGAACGCGCGCCATTCGAGGTTGTCGAGCGAGAGCGCAAGCGGGCCGCAACAATATCCGGTCTGTCCATGAATTTGCGATTGGATCGATTGGACCGGCTGGCCGATGGCACCCATGCGTTGATCGATTACAAAACCGGAGTCGCCAAATTTTCCAGTTGGCTGGGGAATCGTCCCGACGAGCCGCAATTACCGATGTATTTCATTTCCGCTGAGGAGCCGGTTTCCGCGTTGGCGTTCGCGAGATTGAAGCGTGGTCAGCGCGGAAAGGTATTCGGTTTTGAAGGCGTCTCGATGGTCGAGAATTTGTTGCCCGATGTTGCGCCCATCGAGCAAAAACGTGGGATGGAAAAAAACGGTTACGTTTCCTGGGATGTGCTTGCCCAGGAATGGGAAACTTCACTGGACGCATTGGCGAAAGGATTCGCCAGTGGTGCCGCGCAAGTCGATCCCAAGAACGGCAATCTGACGTGCGCACAATGCGATTTGCAGAGTGTTTGCCGGATTGCCGAGATGTCGGCTTATGCGGCGATGGAGAATGGCGACGTGGCCGATTTCGATGGCGACCATACTGGCGAAGGTAAGCCAGATGAGTAA